TTACTAAGATTGTCATCAAGAACGGTGTGGAGATGAGCACAACGAGCAGCCCTTCTTCGACAATGCTGAGCAGTAGCAGCACTTCAAAGGAAGCTTCAAGGTAAGTCAACTAGTATGTTATTACACCTCGAAAGTGTACACACAGTATCCAAATGGAGAATTTGTCTTTGATTGGACCCAACGTCTTTGTGTGACAAAATTGTCTTAATCGAAATTGACGGAATTTTGTCACATTTTCAGCACTATCGGTAGCACACTGAGCCATTCCACTAGCACGGAATCGACTTCTACCAGCAGCATACCCTCTAGTTCGTCCACATCATCCACCGTTATCCCCACCACAATTTCCAGCTCAACAACGTCTTCCACTATATTATCGATTTTGAACGTTTCGTCTTCGAGTTTACCTTCTACCTTTTCCAGTTCAAATCCATCTTTAGAACTCTCCACTACTACAACCATCTCTTCCAGCCCGAGCACTAGTTTAGCCACCTATTCTACCTATCCATCAACTCCACCTCCACCGTCTGGGACTAACCAGTTGTGGGATGTTTTAATTGGAGTCGGTGTTgctattcttttgattttattaatttccttGCTTGTCGTCTTTTGCCATAAGCGATACCGGCGTCGCGCCTATCTCGTCGAGAGTAGGCAACTTGAAATCGGGATTATTCGACAGGTTAAACCACTAGATAATTATCCTATTCTTCCTTGTAAAACTGACTATGATAGCCCTTCGAATTCTTCAACAAATTGAACCCAGACTTGAAATTTATTGCTGTCCCCTTCATTACCTACTTATTAGTGACGTAAACTATTCGATTGTCAACTGCTTATTCTAGTCTCCTGATACTACCGTTCAAAACACTGAAAATACATTCAGCGTTTAGTTGTTCATCTATTTGACAAATGTCGTGAAATTTATGCGTTTGAAATGGGTCTTGTTGCCGCCAACATGGTGTAGATGGTCTCCACAAAGTCCGGCGACGGCTCGAGAATTTCGTTGCGTAATTCAATAGGCGACGTTTCAAACAGAGCATTGAGCAAATCGGCGTAAAACTAGAAAGCGTAAGTTTGTTGAACAGTCTGTGATAATAACCCAAAATGAAACGGAATTCACCTGCGGTTCGGCTTCTTTGACGTTTTCCTGCTGCTCTAGAGATAAGCTGCTCTCGTTGAAGGGCAAAAGTCGCGTCCGGTCGAAGGAGACTTGGGCCAGCGCCGGCGGACTCTGCAATCTCAACCCATTTGTAATCATAAAgtaaaaatgattgaaaaacCCAATTCCGaccattgtttctttttccagtttttgATATTGGAGAACGAAATTTTCATCGCCGGCCAATTGGTTCCAGCGACTGTGCAGGAAGGAGAATTTCTCCGAAGCGGCCAGCAGTGCCACGCAGCGGTAGAGATGTTTCTCGACTGTGCGGTTCTTGTTTTTGGCCAGCTCGTCGACCATGGCGCTGACTTTGTAGCTGGGCGAAATCTCCAGTCCACGGCGTCTCAGCGATTTGATCAGCTCGAATGGAGTCATCGGCCTGTTCGTCAAATCTTGAATGTTTACACAGATCGACGTTCTGACGCGACGCAACAGCACTTGGTGTTCCTGGCCATTTCCATACCCAAATTAATGCTGGGTGAGTAGAGCCGTCTAATGTTATATGTGCTTGATGCCAAGCGCGCGTGTACCTGGATTTCAATGTCCACTGACACTATGGTGCCGTTGAGTGTCAGGGTGATTGAATTGGCTTCCGGATCGTATTCGATTTCGTCCGGCTCGTCTGCGGCTTCTTCAACCACAGCGGCTCCGCCGCCACGCCCTCcaccttcttcatcatcagaaCCTTCATCGTCACTCCAATCTTCTCCTCCGCCTCCAtctccgccgccaccaccaccgcccgcACCTGGAagttaaaaatttgtaatctcggaatgattttattttttattttactggtCGCAATTTTGTAATACCGCGGGTTTCGTTGACGGCCGTCCCTTTGGCCGCTTCCACGGGAGCTTTGCTGACCAAGGAATTGATGATTGAACTTCTCATGTGACTGGGGACGAGAGTCCAGCCTTGCTGTAAAAATGTgtgacaacaacaagaaaacaaggaTATACATCATCAGTGAGATTATTGCGCAACATGTAGGATTGGCTTTTCCTCTGGCACGTTTTCATTAGCATGGCATTATTATCACGTATGTAGCAAATCAGACGGAGCAACCAGCACGCACACGATTTATCCTTGAAATCCCCCTTTGTTTACCGAAGGcaatttcttatttaaataaaacaaaataataataataatccagatgatgatgatctctCTCCCCCGTTTTTATGATTGCAGCGCATGTTCGTATTGCCCGCCATCTATTTTACCGTTGCCCAGGTGTTTCGAGCGCCGCCAGGTGTTCTCCTCTCCAATAGTAAGTGTCGATTTATTGTGGTTGTGTCTTTTTTATATGCTGTGTGCTGACTGATGACATAACAATAGTGCTGACTGGCCAAGAGCCACCGCAACTCCATGTTTACTAAGCGATTACTTTTTATACAACACTTCACTGTGACTCTTCAAGATAAGTCACGTAAAAGTTGTCGTGTAGTAAAAACAAATGTGAAATTACCAGAGGCAAGTTGACGCGCTTGGCCTGAGCAAACGCCATGATGGCGGGTTCTTCCAGGCGAAATTGCACTGTAGGGCCTGCAATGTAATTAATGATTTTAATTTGGCGCATCCATAATTATTTGCGTAAACTTCTTCTTACCTCCAATTTCCTCGAAAAAGCGGACATCCCAAACACCTTTGCTCTTCCATGTTCCGGAATCTTTTTGATAAATGACCGGACGTGGACAGCCGAGCCAAAACGCCGACGGAGGTAATCTGCTTTTATTTAAGTTAATtgatcttgtttttgtttgtttgtttgtttaaattgtgaaatgtttttttagacTTGATTTTGAAGCTGATGAGTTTCCGGAGTTCTTCATTGGCTTCTTTGCCATCTCCTggttcgtcatcgtcatcatttTTGCCCCTTTTGCCGGCCTTTTCGGCCTCTTTGGCCGCCGCCGTTTCGTTGAAACACGCATGAAACTCGTAAATTTTGATCATGTCTCCATCCTCAACTGTTATTAGAATAACTGTCAGTAATAATAGACGATTGGACGTGTTGCGCAAAGGAAGAAACCCTTACGGAGAGCGACTGTCCATTCGGAGAAGCGACGCGGTTGTATGGGCAGCTGAAGCAACTGCAGCTGGAGTACACCCATCACTAACAGGTGGCTATCAAAATCCAGAGTGAAGTCGTCCGGTTTGACGTCATTTGCCGAAGGCTGCTCCTGGTCGGCCCTCACTAAATGGACATCCTCCTGCTGAGGTTCTCGCATGGATTCAGGGACGAGGTTGTAAAGCGGATCGTCCGGGCTAACTATCCgggtaagtttttttaaaaaagacatcATTATAATAAGCACGTATAGTAATATAGCAGCTAAGATGAGGAGAAACCTTACGAGGATGGAGGAGAGTCGGTAGACTGGGGACGCCATTTAATTGTGGAGGTTCCAGAAAGTGGCCCTCCTTAAACCAAACGAATGAAGCCACTACCGGCTTCATATTTGTCAAAATCATTTGAGGCAAATCCAATTTGACGCCCAGTCGTGGGAAATCGTGCAGCGTCAGGGAACTGTTTTTCGCCGTATCGGTACCCAGGGCCAGTGAGAAAAGTTTGGAACACGTCTGGAAAATGAGGTACGAAAATGAGTAGTCCCTTTATGAAATTGTGTATGACGTGGTTTATAGTCAAATCACCTGGACGTTGAGCAGCGACTCGTCTGGCAGTAGATGTCGTTCCACGTCGCCTAAAACGCTCTTGATGGCGGCTTCGATCTCTAGAACCAAGAGCTTTGACAATTCCTTGTGcatcttttttaaagaaacagatggacattgaaatttgtaaatgatGTTTTACTAAGTGTGTTTTTCTTGGATTATACCAGGCAGAGTTGTTGGACTTGTTTCATTGGGACATCGTGGGTGTTTTCGATGAGTTCGTTGAGATCGTGAAGGACTTGGTTGAGTTCTGGCGCTCTGGAAAGAAGTCGCTCCATGCTGGGTTCCGTGTTCTCGCTATTCTCGATCCAGCGATAGCGGTAGGCGTTTAACTGCGGGAGATGTCCGGGATCCGGTAGACCGTCGACTCTCATGCACCAGTGAAACTTTGAAAGGCAAAAGAAACACGGTGGCCATTATTTGATATTaattcaacaacaaccaaaaataagaaatcaatAGGCAAAAGTATAGCGAAAACAGGATGAAAAAGAAGGGCTGAAAAAACTAAGCGTCGTCGTAATAATCATTTCCTATTCAAAACGATCGATCAATCATTGGCTATATAGTCGCACCCACTTTTTTGAGTTGCCATTGCTGAACGGACCAGCTGGCCAGGGCTGTTGTGCAGGTTGTCAGGAGAGCTGTCGATCGTTCACAGTGCGTTCGGCATAGTTGCACCTCACGGATTTGGCGCTCCTTTTTGATTCGGGCCTCttgttcttccttttcttgctGCTCTCGCCTCCGACGTTCCATCTCCAACCTGTGATCGTCGTCCATACAAAAACCGTAGACTGCTGTGTTAACCGTTTTTTGTCTTTGAGGACAGATTCTATCGCCGGCTGTATATACTagttttcacacacacacgcgaaTTGAGCAATCATTTATGAATGGGAATAGGGTTCGCCTTGTGGGAATTGTTTGAACGACGGGCGTCCCGCAGGTGGCAGCTGAAAGTTCCGGTGCAGATGAATAATTAAGTTGGCACGGCTGGCACATGTGCAACAAGCTCATCGCAGCCCCAAAGCATGATGGATGGTTGagagcgtgtgtgtgtagtatgtATAGTATGTACCTCAATTCCTCGTTTTTTATCCGCTGCCTCTCTTCCTGCTCTTTTTTGTAGCGCTGCTGCGCTTCCAACTGCTTCCTCGACTTCATGATGGAGACGCTGATCGAGAAATCGaatcactttttttgtttcgccagTTGCAacactatgtgtgtgtgtgtgtgtgaatctCGGGAGTACAAATGCAACGAAAAGGGGCTCGGTCCTGACGAAACAGAAACGTAGTCGTGAAATTCACGACGACGCCGCGTCCCTTTTTTGATAGAAATCAACAAGGGACCGGCAGTCatgacaacaaaacaacattgCCGGGCGGTCGCCGCTCCTGCCCGTCCCTCGCCAGCTTTAACGCTGAATGAACCCGATGGGCCGCTAACCCGTAAACGTCCATCTTACTACACGAGCAgttcagcagcagccgacgacgacggcgattCATCAACTCCCGAATTAGCCGAAAGAGCGACGGTTTCcttccttatttcttttgtatttttgtatttttttccaaacactGGGCGCGAGAGCAGCGCGCACGTTATGGGAAAGTCAAGGTCTTAGCCAACGTATTACCCAAGACTAATAACGATGGACACACGACAGCAGTCCATTTTTCACGCCGGGCCAGcgcacggcagcagcagcagcagcaaaccaGAAGAATCAGGGTTGGGCACtcttgggtgtttttttttttgttggatgATTTACTGCGGACGGAAGGGCTCAATGTCAGGAGCCGAGGTACACGTCCGAGCAAAGCTCTGCGCTGGCTGGAGaaataatcttcttcttcttcttttgtcttcATGTTTCACTTTGCGTCAGGATAATCCATTCGTTACATGGCACCAGCAGGGGAGAGTCacaacacaagaagaagaaggtaaaaaggtaaaaaggtaaaggtaaaaaaaaaggaaaagagagggGCATCAGAAGAAATGTGTTGAGTGCTTTTCAGGGCCATAGATCTCACCCGAGtgtgtaattttcttttttagatacattttttcttcttcttcttcttcttctttccccttcCAAACTGGTCAAGGTTGGCCCCGCATCATCAACAGCAGAGGATGGCCGAACGTTGCACTTGTGCACCTTTCGTCGACCGACACCACACAAAAAGAGCGATCGTGAGTTAAGGTGTGAGAGATTCACTGGGCGAATTGAATGAAGCGCACGGAAAAAAACCCCGCGTGCGAAATTTATAATCATCGCATTTTTTTGAGTTGTGTACACCGTCAGTCAATGAATCGTCTCgagagagcaaaaaaaaaaacaaactttcatCATCGACTTGATTCGACCCTGATCGATCTGCCAACGTGAAAAAACGTGACAGTCTCCCGCGACCCATTCTCCCATGTAAATTCAAcccgagagaaagaagaaacgaatAGCACACATGTCCTTGTGTGTATTTTGCTTGCATACGCAACCAATAATAAGTAGTTGTCAATTCGTCAACGGGGAAAAATGGTGCGCAATGCTTGTTGCTACCTTAGCTTTTACCTGGATATTATTGATTGATGGATGCGCGTTTTCTCTTCTCCGACTGTATAGATGACCAACTCTTCACagcgaaacatttttttgtttcgtcagTTCTCCATGACCCACTTGGTCGCGGGCGagtcaataaaaagaaaacgaacatGTTTCTGCGTGTACACGTCGTCTGGCCAGATATTAGTCTTATTCGTATTGACAGTTGGGCCGGCCTAATAGGGAGCGGACGTGACGAGGCGCCGCCGCCGCAAGAATACGATGGGTGgggccgttgttgttgttgttgttatgttGTCCGGCTGAAAATTTTTGGCgcatatcaataaaaaaaaaatctcgggATACGAGCCCAACATCTATGCGTCTcacgttcaaaaaatacaattctCTCCTGACGGCGTTGTCTCTTCTACTTACTATATAGTCTTTGGCCCCATCAATCCTCCTGTCCGTTACTTGCCTCTATGATGGACGCGGCCCGCATTCAATAGTCACGTAGGCTAACCCACACATACGAGGCCGTCAGCTGGAAACGGGCGAGCTGATACACtcactcttgtgtgtgtttttttgtttcgaattTTCCAGCACCGgcgaagaaacaaaagaaaacgaaaacagtCCAATGCCATCAGTTTCTTGCGTTCGAGTctgttaaaaagaaagaaaatttaagaaaccTCGTCTGCGCGCTATACACTATAATAACAACCAGTGAGTCTCACCGTCTCTTTTCCATACGTATAACTTGTTGCCAACTCTGTTTCGTTCGTCCCGAGCCATATTTTTCATTCGCCATCCGAATGGgtcgagaaataaaagaataagcccgtctcagaagaagaaaaagtaaaaaaagatggaCTCTTCTTTCGCCCGCTCCTCCTCGTCTctaggaagaaagaaagaaaaaacaacaatttgttttattgataCCTTTCCACTCTCTTATTCGGGGTTCttcgtctttctctctctctctctctctctctctggttgGATGTTTTTAAACATCGTggcatttgaatttcttctttatttattctGTGAGCGATCTTAAACAAGGGCTGGAAGCGGAAGGAGgagtctttctttctctctctcgagttGTGTGTTGCCTTTTGCACTTTCATCACCTATAGGCGGCACGTGGCCTCTCCCCCTTTCTCAGCTTGGAAGACCCTCGTGAGCGTGTAGCATGTCTTGACAGTGACCGCCAGTCGCCGACGCTGCTGACTCCTCTCTCTCCCGGTCCCGTCCGCCAAACTCTtacatatttatttctcttggctAATTTTTGGGTGGTTGGTTTTTGACGTCCCGTGTTGTACAAATCTAATTTCGAACGCCGCCTGCCCAGCCATCAGTCTCTACCGCAATACATAGCATTGACGACAAAGTGTGCAACTGGAGAGACCTAACCATGCGGAGTACAGTAACTTTAGTGGCAGCATCTTTCGTCGTTTTGTTCTTTGGTGACTGCACGGCGCAGTTGAAAAGCGACGCGGTTAAAGCCAAGAATAACAGCTCATCGAAAGGTTagacaatttttctttgattctttcATTGATTTCGCGGAGGCGAGTGATGATGGAGGTGATGTGGCCCCAAAGTGTCGACCAAAGTTGCCCCGAGGACGGTAGTCCTTgcgtcttcttcttgtttagttttctttctcaattcttttgtttccgaATGGACTGGAtgcgttttgtttttattacctcCGAGTCAAAGACGAGTGTTGCCCGTGAGGTCCTCCTTATACGGCAGAGATTTCAgcgcgttttatttttttcacggCCGCGGCTTGATTGATCGATGCCGTCAATTGCTCATTcgatgaaaagtaaaaaataaaaaaaaaacctttccgaTATTGCCAGACGACCTCACATTCCTCAAATCATCAGTAGTCTTGATGTTATTATTTCcctttctgttttatttttgatttattttaactGGTTTTTAGTGGCGGGGTTTTTGAACCAAGAAAACTATTTCTCTATTCTgggttggtttttgttttaacgttttccctagcttttttttgcgaacgttaaaaaaataacacacaaaCGTTTTCGGTAAGAAGTAAaggggaaggaaaaaaacaacaaataccGAAACGTGAATTGcacagcggcggcggcagctctTTAACGGcccctttaaaaaacaaaacaaggaaCCGACAGTTTCTCTCTGGTCGTAAAAAAAGCTTATCTTCTTAGTACTATAGCTCGCACTGCATGACATCGCCAACACGCCAGGGCTCGTATGGTCGAAATCATTAACTGGGAATATGTCCGTATCGGATGTTTCGCTTGTTACACAACAACATCGTTTCTTATCAAAGATTGCGGCGTCGTCACCTCGTAAAACAGATGCTTTACAACCACCTGTCAAATTAGGTGGACAGTCAAACCTAGGCCTATGAGCACCAGAAACATTACAGCGTCCAATAAAGCTCTTGGTCATTATCAGAAATTCAAGTTGTAAAACTATTGATGTCAAAAATCTTGTACTATCTCTATAGGTACTACGTGCTACACACGTCTGGAGGGCGAAGAAGGTTTCCTAGAGTCGCCCGACTATCCTTCAGACTATCCGTCCAATCAGGATTGTAATTATGACATTGTGCGGACGTCTCCATCCGTCTGCGGAATCCGTCTATACAGTACGTTGATGGTGACTGATGCCCTTTTGGGGGTACCTCTGATTTATTTGGTGAATAATCGtttatgtttttcttatgtcaTCATCAGTCGAAGATCTGAACATACCGGGCAGCCTCGCCAAGGGTGGTGATGTCTGCATGAACGATTACATTTCGGTAGAGTCTTGCGTGCCGGAAGGAGGAGCCAGATTTTGCGGCAACGACTCTGGCATATCTCGTAAGAAACATCACTGGAGAGAGAACGCCAAACGCGTTGAAATCAATTACTAATGCCATTGCTCAAACAGATCATTACAATTTCCAACCGGGAGCGACAGCCATCCGGCTCTTGTTTCACTCGGATTCGTCGGGTAGCGGCCGAGGCTTCCGCATCAAGTACAAAATGGTGGAGGATTGCAGTAGTTACTTTTACGACATCCAGCCGTCGGGCATTCCGCCACTGGTCGGATCGGCCACCTGTTTCACGCGCATCTCGGAGCCTTCCGGAACCATCAACACCCCGTACCATCCGAAGAATTATCCGGAGAACCTCGACTGCGTCTATCAATTTGTCAGGTATTGATAATTTTACTTAACTGGTTGGTTCCAATGATCTGGGCACCGGTTTCATCAGTCGTCATACAACGATCTTGTGGAGTATTTCAGGACGAATCCGAATTTGTGCGGAGTGCGGATGAAGACGATCAAGTTCGATTTGCAGTCGCCCATGGACACGCCGTTTGGTGGCGCTTGCTCCGATTTCTTCCACATGCCTTCCTGTGGTTTTCTCTGCGGGAAAATGGAGTTCTCCTGTATGCAAATTATCTTTCATTTATCTTTGATTGGAATATTCCATCACGTctttcatttctaattttcaGGGTTCGCTCGCTATCAACCTGGCGCAACAAGTCTGGAATTCCATTTTCATTCGGACGAGTCTGTGGGCTTGACTGGATTCCTCATATCTTTTGAGCAAGTCTACAATTGTTGAACGCCACGGTATTATTATGCGAACCAgtgaaaaaagagttggattGCTGGAGctcaacagtttttttttcttcgccaaTCATCACACCTGTACAGTTTAAATGCAATACTCCCTTTAGATTTTGCGCGCCACTGAATGCTCCATTTAATAAGTTGCTCATTCATccctctcatttctatttgacCATTATGTGTCAGAGACTTTGTTTTCTGGTGTATGGTGGATCACAAATATACAAGGCGAAAACCAggcttcactttttaaaatttgaggcCAACTAAATAGAAGACGTGCGCTATCCCATTTTGTGGAAAATGTCTTACGTGTTTTCAAGTGATAAAGTCTTCACTACAGTTTATTCTTAGGCGAGCAGCCAGATTTATTTTTGAGATGTGAAACTGTTTTATACACCCCTTCATTTCAAAAGCTTGcgtgcaaacaaaaaagattttttttaaaatttagactTTACGATCTGTCAGTGAGGGGTTTCCATTCCACATTTTAGCCTCAATTCCACGTTTTCGTCAGCTGACTTTTCAGCCAGTGTCGTCTGATGACTATTGATCACCACGTTGTTGCATGAGTAAATCGCTAAAAGAATATCTTTGTagcttttaaattgaatttgttcaGCTTTGCAATTATTCCTTAAATAAGTGAGACGACCATTACGTGTTTTTCATTCTGGTGGAGGTTGGTACACTGCCAAAATGGGTTCTGCTGGtttagaagaaaacgaaaagtcTCCAACGAAAAAGCaagcgaacaaaaaaaatttcgtcaaGGAAGCAAGTCCTGCCAAGACTGCGCACGATTGGAGGAAATATAGTAATAGAGAAGTAGTAGGAAGCGATGGAATATCGCCCGTGGAAGTGGAGTTTTACGATGATGGAACCGTTACTTTCTTTTGGTGTGTATGCATAAAATATTGAATGTGTATATCCATTCGactaactgttttttttttttttacttgacagGCGAGCTCATACTTTGACAGTACTTTTTGTTATGATTGCAGCTCTCATCTATGTTGCAGTTTTTGAACCTGTAATATTAGATACCCAATACAACACAAAACGGTGAGGCTTTATTCAAGTACTCAGAAACGTTTATCTTTGTCAAGTATCCTTAAAAGTGTAACTTTTTACAGGGGACTTGTTGCCTGTGTTGTAGTATTCATTCTTCTATGTGCTACTGTTACACCAAATGGGCCATTCAGGCGGCCTCATCCTGCTTTATGGagatttacgtttagtttgagCATTGTTTATGAACTGGTATTAATTTTTGTGCTGTTTCAGGTAAAGAACTAGATAATTGCTGcaaaaaatatctcaattgAAGATTAATAATTTTCCTTTATTGCAGACAGCTGATGATGCCAGGAAACTTTTGAAGCATTTTGACAACAAATTGGGGGAACCCTTAGCTGAACGTAGCTATGGTGGTAGCTGTGTAATTTATGATGATGCAATGCCAGAAAATCCATGGCATAATGTCATTGACAAATTTGATGCTTTTGTCCCTACTCATTTTTTTGGTaacatttgaaaacaaataagtTTTCTTTACCAATGAATTGCTAATTTATCCTAAAA
The sequence above is drawn from the Daphnia pulicaria isolate SC F1-1A chromosome 1, SC_F0-13Bv2, whole genome shotgun sequence genome and encodes:
- the LOC124335799 gene encoding cell wall integrity and stress response component 2-like isoform X1; translated protein: MSQLYKCVRLMFIIGVRFLVFVDVMGLEENEEVIDDFDTGTATYWQLPNNSSTTIWQLSMHGELLPPGIDILRPPSVEGDGFLEVFPLSDTVAQIYSNVFDLLPGATVELTYWNSDSTYTFRHTVLLVYNEFRQIDDETGTEPPLKSVLVYSAPLLSDQFLGWRTDLIDLKITEPSKIQIRIDGSILKTNETGLAVTKIVIKNGVEMSTTSSPSSTMLSSSSTSKEASSTIGSTLSHSTSTESTSTSSIPSSSSTSSTVIPTTISSSTTSSTILSILNVSSSSLPSTFSSSNPSLELSTTTTISSSPSTSLATYSTYPSTPPPPSGTNQLWDVLIGVGVAILLILLISLLVVFCHKRYRRRAYLVESRQLEIGIIRQVKPLDNYPILPCKTDYDSPSNSSTN
- the LOC124333019 gene encoding dynein axonemal intermediate chain 7 homolog produces the protein MKSRKQLEAQQRYKKEQEERQRIKNEELRLEMERRRREQQEKEEQEARIKKERQIREVQLCRTHCERSTALLTTCTTALASWSVQQWQLKKFHWCMRVDGLPDPGHLPQLNAYRYRWIENSENTEPSMERLLSRAPELNQVLHDLNELIENTHDVPMKQVQQLCLMHKELSKLLVLEIEAAIKSVLGDVERHLLPDESLLNVQTCSKLFSLALGTDTAKNSSLTLHDFPRLGVKLDLPQMILTNMKPVVASFVWFKEGHFLEPPQLNGVPSLPTLLHPLSPDDPLYNLVPESMREPQQEDVHLVRADQEQPSANDVKPDDFTLDFDSHLLVMGVLQLQLLQLPIQPRRFSEWTVALLEDGDMIKIYEFHACFNETAAAKEAEKAGKRGKNDDDDEPGDGKEANEELRKLISFKIKLPPSAFWLGCPRPVIYQKDSGTWKSKGVWDVRFFEEIGGPTVQFRLEEPAIMAFAQAKRVNLPLQGWTLVPSHMRSSIINSLVSKAPVEAAKGTAVNETRGAGGGGGGGDGGGGEDWSDDEGSDDEEGGGRGGGAAVVEEAADEPDEIEYDPEANSITLTLNGTIVSVDIEIQEHQVLLRRVRTSICVNIQDLTNRPMTPFELIKSLRRRGLEISPSYKVSAMVDELAKNKNRTVEKHLYRCVALLAASEKFSFLHSRWNQLAGDENFVLQYQKLEKETMSPPALAQVSFDRTRLLPFNESSLSLEQQENVKEAEPQFYADLLNALFETSPIELRNEILEPSPDFVETIYTMLAATRPISNA
- the LOC124336313 gene encoding cubilin-like, translated to MRSTVTLVAASFVVLFFGDCTAQLKSDAVKAKNNSSSKGTTCYTRLEGEEGFLESPDYPSDYPSNQDCNYDIVRTSPSVCGIRLYIEDLNIPGSLAKGGDVCMNDYISVESCVPEGGARFCGNDSGISHHYNFQPGATAIRLLFHSDSSGSGRGFRIKYKMVEDCSSYFYDIQPSGIPPLVGSATCFTRISEPSGTINTPYHPKNYPENLDCVYQFVRTNPNLCGVRMKTIKFDLQSPMDTPFGGACSDFFHMPSCGFLCGKMEFSWFARYQPGATSLEFHFHSDESVGLTGFLISFEQVYNC